A window from Dehalococcoidia bacterium encodes these proteins:
- a CDS encoding ASKHA domain-containing protein, with protein sequence MCRGTIDDGKTIMEASQELGVPIEGVCGAQALCGKCQVRIKERLFAEYGMASGSGAVSPLSESEKKLLSDEEKRQGYRLACQTHVHGDIMVFVPEQSRGQEQIVRKQATPRTIELKPAVRKYCVEMAPPTLRDSLGDWDRLRIELHRRFNLSNLTIDFQVMTDLQKVVRQGNWIVSASVWMDNEVIRVEPGHESGSYGIAVDIGTTTLAGYLCDLESGEVVATESMMNPQAVYGDDVMTRISYTMGNQDGRERMNQVIIEALNQLVRQAAARAGIEAKDIIDMTVVGNTCMHHFFLNLDPQHIAKTPFTPAICHSLNVKARDLGLKISPGAYVHVLPIEAGFVGADNVGVLLAEEPYHQDDIVLILDIGTNGELILGNRDSILSASCATGPAFEGASIRHGMRAAVGAIERIEIAPDTKEVRFQVIGKEGWNTNLPHIGAKGICGSGVIDAIAQLLVSGVIGKTGRFNEDLESARFRVIEGEPEFVIAWADETSIGRDIVICQSDIRQIQLAKGIMYAGARIMMQHLGVEILDKVILAGAFGSCINQESAAIIGLFPDCALENICAVGNAAGDGARIALLNVDKRAEAENMARKVEYMQLALVPDLARVFGRAMWFPHMHDSFPLLTGSGLGKTME encoded by the coding sequence GTGTGTAGAGGTACTATCGATGATGGCAAAACCATCATGGAGGCCTCCCAGGAACTTGGCGTGCCGATAGAGGGTGTCTGTGGCGCTCAAGCGCTTTGTGGTAAGTGCCAAGTCAGAATCAAGGAGCGGCTCTTTGCCGAATATGGCATGGCATCTGGCTCAGGGGCTGTATCTCCACTAAGCGAGTCGGAAAAGAAACTGTTGAGTGATGAGGAAAAGCGGCAGGGTTACCGGCTAGCCTGCCAGACTCACGTCCATGGCGATATCATGGTCTTTGTTCCCGAACAAAGCCGGGGGCAGGAACAGATCGTCCGCAAACAAGCCACGCCGAGAACCATCGAGTTGAAGCCCGCGGTAAGAAAATACTGCGTGGAGATGGCACCCCCTACCCTGCGGGATAGCCTAGGCGATTGGGATCGCCTACGGATCGAACTGCATCGACGGTTCAACTTGAGCAATCTGACCATTGATTTTCAGGTAATGACAGACCTGCAAAAAGTGGTGCGCCAAGGCAATTGGATTGTGAGTGCATCCGTGTGGATGGACAATGAGGTAATCAGGGTAGAGCCCGGACATGAAAGCGGGAGCTATGGGATAGCAGTGGACATAGGGACTACCACCCTGGCCGGTTACCTGTGTGATCTGGAAAGTGGTGAAGTGGTTGCCACCGAATCTATGATGAACCCCCAAGCGGTTTACGGCGATGATGTGATGACCCGCATCAGCTACACCATGGGCAACCAGGATGGCCGCGAGCGCATGAACCAGGTGATCATTGAAGCTCTCAATCAGCTCGTCAGGCAAGCAGCGGCCCGCGCAGGCATTGAGGCAAAAGATATCATTGACATGACCGTTGTGGGCAACACATGTATGCATCATTTCTTCCTGAATCTCGATCCTCAGCACATCGCCAAAACTCCCTTTACCCCGGCAATATGCCATTCCCTGAACGTGAAGGCCCGCGACTTGGGGTTAAAGATATCCCCCGGAGCTTATGTTCATGTCCTTCCTATCGAAGCCGGCTTTGTCGGGGCTGATAATGTAGGAGTACTCCTGGCAGAAGAACCATACCACCAGGATGATATTGTGTTGATCCTCGATATCGGCACCAACGGAGAACTGATACTCGGTAACCGGGACAGTATCCTCTCCGCCTCCTGTGCTACTGGCCCGGCATTCGAGGGAGCCAGCATAAGGCACGGCATGCGTGCTGCTGTTGGGGCTATCGAGAGAATTGAGATAGCCCCGGATACCAAGGAGGTGCGCTTCCAGGTTATCGGGAAAGAGGGCTGGAATACGAACTTGCCACATATCGGGGCTAAAGGCATATGCGGATCAGGGGTGATCGATGCCATAGCTCAATTGCTGGTGAGCGGTGTAATAGGCAAAACCGGGCGTTTCAACGAAGACCTGGAGAGCGCCCGTTTCCGCGTGATAGAGGGAGAGCCGGAATTCGTCATCGCCTGGGCAGATGAGACCTCTATCGGTCGCGACATCGTAATCTGTCAGAGTGATATAAGGCAGATCCAGCTGGCAAAAGGGATCATGTATGCCGGGGCAAGAATCATGATGCAACATTTGGGTGTGGAAATTTTGGATAAAGTTATCTTGGCCGGAGCCTTCGGCAGTTGTATCAACCAAGAATCGGCAGCTATCATCGGCCTCTTTCCTGATTGTGCTTTAGAGAACATTTGCGCCGTGGGTAACGCTGCCGGTGATGGAGCTCGCATAGCTCTTCTTAATGTGGATAAGAGAGCAGAAGCCGAAAATATGGCCAGAAAAGTGGAATATATGCAATTAGCTTTAGTACCTGATCTTGCCAGGGTTTTTGGCCGGGCGATGTGGTTCCCCCATATGCATGATTCCTTTCCTCTTTTAACAGGTTCCGGCCTCGGCAAGACAATGGAATAA
- a CDS encoding ABC transporter substrate-binding protein — protein MHSLRSSLWYKAAALIIVATLLVPVLAACGDDGDKTTPAEITAPPSTTTPATSNPAITTSDKPVKIGVIIDYSGPAALTGFLVDGVIEFAKWYWNDKQGGILVGNERRPVEFLKYDNKGQVAEAAAAAKKALIDGCTVVTMGGTSNSFGFAIADVTDPAKVLYSTFLNEPDLFTTYSWLVCSFYDLEARAKMTADVVVKKIKAKKVSILCLELETDRKAMDRVKAAIKDLDPTIEIVSEDYVSLGTSDFSSLLTKIKYKNPDVLVTILVEANYQAIAKQILEGGGWGNIQHVGNTEGSSFSGIGKSPGANGWYTPFMYLNGQGSPAQIEFGELWAEKCAVDSGWKKKYSAAGTAPLSNHPVLYNPLLTAIKAIEKAGTDDRAKVAEAAKGLEFDSALGYEKFGPGGQSSIAGFYVHWQDGQPVPVDLSE, from the coding sequence ATGCACAGTCTGAGAAGCAGTCTCTGGTACAAAGCAGCAGCCTTGATCATTGTGGCAACATTGCTGGTTCCCGTGCTGGCTGCCTGTGGTGACGACGGTGATAAGACGACTCCTGCAGAAATCACTGCCCCTCCATCCACAACCACCCCCGCAACTTCAAACCCAGCCATAACGACCTCCGATAAGCCGGTGAAGATCGGTGTGATCATTGATTACAGCGGCCCGGCTGCCTTGACAGGCTTTCTGGTGGATGGCGTCATCGAATTCGCCAAATGGTACTGGAATGACAAACAAGGCGGCATCCTGGTAGGAAACGAGCGCCGACCGGTGGAGTTTCTCAAATACGATAACAAAGGTCAGGTGGCAGAGGCAGCAGCTGCCGCAAAGAAAGCCTTGATCGATGGGTGTACGGTGGTCACCATGGGAGGAACTTCGAATTCGTTTGGCTTTGCCATTGCTGACGTGACCGATCCGGCAAAGGTCCTCTATTCAACCTTCCTAAATGAACCGGACCTGTTCACTACTTACAGCTGGTTGGTTTGCTCATTCTACGACCTTGAGGCGAGGGCCAAGATGACTGCCGACGTGGTTGTCAAAAAGATAAAGGCCAAGAAGGTCAGTATTCTCTGTCTGGAACTGGAGACCGACCGCAAGGCGATGGACAGGGTCAAAGCGGCAATCAAGGATTTGGATCCTACCATAGAGATCGTTAGTGAGGACTACGTCTCCCTGGGGACCTCAGATTTTTCGAGCCTGCTGACGAAGATCAAATACAAGAATCCGGACGTACTTGTCACCATCTTGGTTGAGGCGAACTACCAGGCAATAGCCAAGCAGATATTGGAAGGAGGCGGCTGGGGCAATATCCAGCACGTCGGCAATACTGAGGGGTCCAGTTTCAGTGGAATCGGCAAGTCTCCTGGTGCAAACGGCTGGTATACACCGTTCATGTACCTGAACGGCCAGGGAAGCCCGGCCCAGATAGAATTCGGTGAGCTGTGGGCCGAAAAGTGCGCCGTTGATTCTGGCTGGAAGAAGAAGTATTCGGCGGCAGGAACAGCGCCTCTGTCCAACCATCCTGTCCTATATAATCCTCTACTGACCGCAATCAAGGCTATCGAGAAGGCCGGAACCGATGATCGTGCCAAAGTGGCTGAAGCCGCCAAAGGGCTTGAGTTTGACTCCGCCCTGGGATACGAGAAATTTGGTCCGGGAGGCCAGAGCTCCATCGCCGGTTTTTATGTTCACTGGCAGGATGGGCAACCTGTCCCCGTCGACTTGAGTGAATAG
- a CDS encoding lysophospholipid acyltransferase family protein gives MAIFYSFATGTMKFALISLTRWRVIGKENVPATGPFIVVANHLSMVDPPLLSASIPRPITFMAKEELFRSWGGIIVSAFGAFPVQRGAADREALRKALKVLEDGGVLGMFPEGTRSTDQRLGKATVGAAFIAVHSGAPILPVAISGSDNVKGPGVVVRRPMITVTIGPPFHLSAGKKQTNRDRLAEATDLIMSRIIDVLPPNQGCSD, from the coding sequence ATGGCTATTTTCTATTCTTTTGCCACGGGCACGATGAAGTTCGCCCTGATATCACTCACCCGCTGGCGGGTGATCGGGAAAGAGAACGTGCCGGCAACCGGGCCGTTCATCGTCGTGGCCAACCACCTCAGCATGGTCGACCCGCCGCTGCTGAGTGCCAGTATACCCCGGCCGATTACATTCATGGCCAAGGAGGAGCTTTTCCGCTCCTGGGGAGGGATAATCGTGAGCGCCTTCGGCGCTTTCCCGGTACAACGAGGCGCTGCCGATAGAGAGGCACTCCGGAAAGCCCTGAAAGTGCTGGAAGATGGAGGAGTACTGGGCATGTTCCCGGAAGGGACCCGAAGCACCGATCAGCGCTTGGGAAAAGCCACTGTGGGCGCTGCTTTCATCGCCGTTCATTCCGGCGCTCCCATTCTGCCCGTCGCCATCAGCGGATCCGATAACGTCAAAGGACCGGGGGTTGTTGTTCGACGGCCTATGATCACCGTCACCATCGGCCCACCCTTTCACCTCAGTGCAGGCAAGAAACAGACAAATCGGGATCGCTTGGCTGAAGCCACCGACCTGATCATGAGCCGGATTATCGATGTTTTGCCCCCGAACCAAGGATGCTCTGATTAA
- a CDS encoding lysophospholipid acyltransferase family protein: protein MPSVYATGTATMKLLLRALTRWKVVGQENIPRDGPIIIVANHMSMVDPPLLSASIPRQISFMAKEELFTSKRWWLVPAFGAFPVRHGMGDVQTIRRATRMLQKGQVLGIFPEGKRSSTHAMDKAEVGVALIALLSGAPILPVGITGTEKVKGLGVIFRRPRITVTVGPRFYLAKSWGRPSRERLTLETAIIMSHVASVLPSNYHGAYGDYLTYTIERETEVARED, encoded by the coding sequence ATGCCATCCGTCTATGCCACCGGTACGGCCACGATGAAGCTTCTGCTGAGGGCGCTGACCCGCTGGAAGGTGGTCGGTCAGGAGAACATACCCAGAGACGGGCCGATCATTATCGTGGCCAATCACATGAGCATGGTCGACCCCCCGCTTCTGAGCGCCAGCATCCCCCGGCAGATCAGCTTCATGGCCAAAGAAGAGCTCTTCACCTCCAAGCGATGGTGGCTCGTGCCTGCCTTCGGGGCCTTTCCGGTGCGCCATGGCATGGGAGATGTGCAGACCATTCGTCGGGCCACCCGAATGCTGCAAAAGGGACAGGTTCTGGGCATCTTCCCGGAGGGGAAGCGGAGCAGCACTCACGCCATGGACAAGGCAGAGGTCGGAGTTGCTCTGATTGCCCTTCTCTCCGGTGCTCCAATTCTCCCCGTTGGGATCACCGGCACCGAAAAGGTAAAGGGCCTGGGGGTGATTTTCCGGCGTCCCAGGATCACGGTGACCGTAGGTCCCAGATTCTACCTGGCCAAAAGCTGGGGCAGGCCATCCAGAGAGCGATTGACGCTGGAGACTGCCATCATCATGAGCCACGTCGCCAGCGTTCTGCCTTCGAATTATCACGGGGCGTACGGTGATTATCTGACGTACACTATCGAAAGAGAAACGGAAGTTGCCCGTGAAGATTGA
- the ispH gene encoding 4-hydroxy-3-methylbut-2-enyl diphosphate reductase yields the protein MKIELASEMGLCFGVKRAIELAQEAVRKHELLESLGPIVHNKQVVDRFAAEGMRVIERLDQMQGHDILIPSHGVGKELNEQIAARQLNVIDATCPIVHNAQTVAQKLGLEGFKVLVFGDASHAEVEGLLSWAGKGAIAVTDVPEFRVPPRRIGILSQTTQSQAQFASFLAKFMNSQLASLSEIRIFNTICDATAKRQAAAMNLAKNVDLMMVIGGHDSANTKRLAELCNSVGVKTLHIESVDELDMLDYSPQYRIGITAGASTPEWVIREVIGKLERSLR from the coding sequence GTGAAGATTGAGCTGGCTTCTGAGATGGGACTGTGTTTCGGCGTCAAGAGAGCCATCGAACTGGCCCAGGAGGCCGTTCGGAAGCACGAATTACTGGAGAGCCTTGGGCCGATCGTTCACAATAAACAGGTGGTGGATAGATTTGCCGCTGAGGGAATGCGCGTTATCGAGAGGCTCGATCAGATGCAGGGGCACGATATCCTCATCCCCTCTCACGGCGTGGGAAAAGAACTGAATGAACAGATCGCCGCACGGCAGTTGAATGTGATTGACGCCACCTGCCCTATTGTCCATAATGCACAGACTGTAGCCCAAAAGCTGGGCCTTGAAGGGTTCAAGGTACTGGTTTTCGGGGACGCCTCCCACGCCGAGGTGGAGGGATTGCTTTCCTGGGCCGGCAAGGGAGCGATAGCCGTTACGGATGTCCCGGAATTTCGGGTCCCACCCCGCCGCATCGGAATCCTTTCGCAAACCACGCAAAGTCAGGCACAGTTCGCCAGCTTTCTGGCCAAGTTCATGAATTCTCAGCTTGCCTCGTTATCCGAGATACGCATCTTCAACACCATTTGTGATGCAACAGCCAAGCGCCAGGCCGCAGCGATGAATCTGGCCAAGAATGTTGACCTGATGATGGTGATTGGAGGACACGATAGCGCCAACACCAAACGTCTGGCCGAACTCTGCAACTCTGTCGGCGTGAAGACCCTCCACATTGAGTCCGTCGATGAACTCGATATGCTGGATTACTCTCCGCAATATCGGATTGGCATCACGGCAGGAGCCTCCACGCCTGAGTGGGTCATCAGAGAGGTGATTGGGAAACTGGAGCGATCCTTGAGATAA
- a CDS encoding leucyl aminopeptidase: MNIKVISGDIVKLKVDAIVVSFFEGAKSLDEAAGAVDNALDGVISNLIKKGSIKGKLNEVTLIHGLGKIAPEMVVVVGLGKKGEFNLEKVRGVASAACKSAREAGAERVATVLHGTGAKGLAPESLAQAITEGSLLGLYTFCQYVTKKPDRKEIEQITIVTPSRRNIAGLKAAVTKGTTLAQAAILARDLVNQPANFMTPTDLAEKAREVAEKEGLGIEILERDAMQKLGMGGLLGVAQGSQQPPKFVVLTYKGDPESQKVVGLVGKALTFDSGGISLKPADRMDEMKGDMAGGATVIAVMQSLGELKPKINVTGLIPSTENMPSGSALKPGDIIKAMNGKTIEVINTDAEGRLILADALCYGNKLGLSPMIDIATLTGACHVALGDVCSGAFGNNQRVIDSVIAAGERTGERMWQMPLFDEYKDHNKSDIADIKNSGGRWGGAISAAQFLHEFVGKTPWVHLDIAGTFMLDKGRGYSPKGATGIPVRTLVNWIEAMAEE; encoded by the coding sequence GTGAATATTAAAGTAATCTCTGGCGATATCGTCAAGCTCAAGGTGGATGCCATCGTCGTCAGCTTTTTTGAGGGGGCAAAGTCTCTCGATGAGGCTGCTGGAGCAGTGGATAATGCTCTGGATGGCGTAATATCGAATCTCATCAAGAAAGGCTCAATCAAGGGTAAGCTCAATGAAGTGACCCTTATCCATGGTTTGGGGAAGATTGCGCCGGAGATGGTGGTAGTTGTTGGATTGGGAAAGAAGGGCGAGTTTAATCTTGAAAAGGTCCGTGGTGTTGCCAGCGCTGCCTGCAAATCAGCGCGTGAGGCTGGAGCCGAGCGCGTGGCGACCGTCCTCCATGGAACTGGGGCAAAGGGGCTTGCGCCGGAAAGTCTAGCTCAAGCCATTACCGAAGGGAGCCTTCTGGGGCTCTACACGTTTTGCCAGTATGTTACCAAGAAGCCTGACCGGAAAGAAATCGAGCAGATCACCATTGTTACGCCGTCCCGGCGCAATATCGCCGGATTGAAAGCGGCCGTCACAAAAGGCACCACACTGGCTCAGGCTGCAATTCTTGCCAGGGATCTGGTCAATCAGCCTGCCAATTTCATGACGCCCACTGACCTGGCGGAAAAAGCCAGAGAGGTGGCTGAAAAAGAGGGATTGGGGATTGAAATCCTGGAACGCGATGCCATGCAGAAGCTGGGAATGGGTGGGCTTCTGGGGGTAGCTCAGGGAAGCCAGCAGCCGCCGAAATTTGTTGTTTTGACCTATAAAGGGGACCCGGAATCTCAGAAGGTGGTGGGTTTGGTGGGCAAAGCCCTCACCTTTGATTCGGGAGGAATCTCGCTGAAGCCGGCGGACAGGATGGACGAGATGAAAGGGGATATGGCTGGTGGGGCAACGGTGATTGCCGTGATGCAGTCGCTGGGAGAGCTGAAGCCGAAGATCAACGTCACCGGACTGATACCTTCTACGGAGAACATGCCCAGCGGGAGTGCTTTGAAGCCGGGCGATATCATCAAGGCGATGAACGGCAAGACCATCGAAGTGATTAACACGGATGCTGAAGGTCGGCTTATCCTGGCTGATGCTCTCTGCTATGGGAATAAGCTGGGCCTCTCACCGATGATCGATATTGCTACACTAACCGGAGCCTGCCATGTGGCGCTGGGCGATGTTTGCAGCGGCGCTTTCGGCAACAATCAGAGGGTTATCGATAGCGTGATTGCCGCTGGCGAACGGACAGGGGAAAGAATGTGGCAAATGCCTCTGTTTGATGAATACAAGGATCACAACAAGAGTGATATTGCCGATATCAAAAACTCCGGCGGCAGGTGGGGAGGTGCCATCAGCGCGGCGCAGTTCCTGCACGAGTTTGTGGGGAAGACCCCATGGGTTCATCTGGATATCGCGGGCACGTTTATGCTGGACAAGGGCCGTGGCTATTCGCCTAAAGGAGCCACCGGAATTCCGGTCAGAACCCTGGTGAATTGGATTGAGGCGATGGCTGAAGAGTAG
- the purH gene encoding bifunctional phosphoribosylaminoimidazolecarboxamide formyltransferase/IMP cyclohydrolase, whose translation MRAILSVSDKTGLVDFAKGLAGLKVDIFSTGGTKKSLVEAGVAVHSVSDITGFPEILDGRVKTLHPAVHGGIMARRDLPAHMNELAKHKMSPIDMVVVNLYPFVQTVAKANISLQDALENIDIGGPTMIRASAKNFPHVLVVVDPADYPLILEKLRSGEVVQADRKRLAQKAFQHVAIYDTAISQYLRDPDDVLPDEMTVAMKKRYGLRYGENPHQKGAFYAEQLPGSQPRNTGITWAEQLGGKELSFNNILDADAAWAAVVDFAEPTVAIIKHTNSCGLASHQNISEAYRRAFSGDEIAAFGGIVASNRPIDLATAEAIKPVFYEIVIAPEYAPDALALLKKKRDLRILVATLPPGYGDSPAGYVDLRRVRGGFLVQNSDSLPESSVQLKTVTKRAPTSQETRDLLFAWRAVKHIKSNAIVLAKDKTLVGMGAGQPSRIIAAQIAREKAGDKSKDSVLASDAMFPFSDVVEAAAKAGVTAIIQPGGSIRDQESIDAADKANIAMVFTGVRHFRH comes from the coding sequence ATGCGAGCCATCTTAAGCGTTTCGGACAAGACAGGGCTGGTTGATTTCGCCAAAGGGCTGGCGGGATTGAAAGTGGATATCTTTAGCACCGGGGGCACAAAGAAATCCCTGGTAGAAGCAGGAGTTGCGGTCCATAGCGTCAGCGATATCACCGGTTTTCCTGAAATACTCGATGGCCGGGTGAAAACCCTCCACCCTGCAGTCCATGGCGGAATCATGGCGCGGCGTGATCTTCCGGCCCACATGAATGAACTGGCCAAGCACAAGATGAGCCCTATCGATATGGTGGTGGTCAACCTTTATCCCTTTGTGCAGACGGTGGCCAAGGCGAATATCAGCTTGCAGGATGCGCTGGAGAATATCGATATTGGCGGCCCTACCATGATCCGAGCTTCGGCCAAGAATTTTCCGCATGTCCTGGTGGTTGTTGATCCTGCCGATTATCCGCTCATTCTGGAGAAACTCCGTTCCGGAGAAGTGGTGCAAGCAGATCGGAAGAGACTGGCGCAGAAGGCATTCCAACATGTGGCCATTTATGATACGGCGATCTCCCAATACCTTCGCGATCCGGATGACGTCCTCCCCGATGAGATGACCGTAGCCATGAAAAAGCGCTATGGGCTTCGCTATGGTGAAAATCCCCATCAGAAAGGCGCTTTTTATGCCGAACAGTTGCCTGGCAGTCAGCCGCGCAATACCGGTATCACATGGGCAGAGCAACTGGGAGGAAAGGAGCTTTCCTTCAATAACATTCTCGATGCCGATGCGGCCTGGGCTGCGGTTGTTGACTTTGCCGAACCCACTGTGGCCATCATCAAGCATACCAACTCTTGTGGTTTGGCCAGCCATCAGAATATCAGTGAAGCCTACCGCCGCGCTTTCAGCGGCGATGAGATAGCCGCCTTCGGCGGCATCGTGGCCTCCAATCGGCCGATAGACTTGGCCACGGCCGAAGCGATCAAGCCGGTTTTTTATGAAATCGTTATCGCACCGGAATATGCACCCGATGCGCTGGCGCTGCTGAAAAAGAAGAGGGATTTGCGCATTCTCGTTGCTACCCTGCCGCCGGGCTATGGGGATTCCCCGGCGGGATATGTGGATTTGCGCCGGGTGAGAGGCGGCTTTCTCGTCCAAAACTCCGATTCGCTGCCTGAGAGCAGCGTTCAGCTGAAAACAGTGACCAAACGGGCTCCGACCTCCCAGGAGACCCGGGATTTGCTCTTCGCCTGGAGGGCGGTCAAGCATATCAAGTCCAATGCCATTGTGTTGGCCAAGGATAAGACGCTGGTGGGTATGGGAGCGGGTCAACCCAGTCGTATCATCGCTGCTCAGATTGCCAGGGAGAAGGCGGGAGATAAGTCGAAGGACAGTGTATTGGCTTCCGACGCCATGTTCCCCTTCTCCGACGTAGTAGAGGCGGCGGCCAAGGCCGGTGTCACTGCTATCATTCAGCCGGGTGGCTCGATCCGGGATCAGGAATCGATTGACGCTGCCGATAAGGCGAATATCGCCATGGTGTTTACCGGGGTGAGGCATTTCAGGCATTAG
- a CDS encoding CoA transferase translates to MNQARAAGGSPLEGLRVLDFSVSVAGPFISTYLGGFGAEVVKVETSLKPDILRMSTPYKDELTGTDRSGLFSYVNSNKFSMALDMNHPRKHEVAESLIKWADVMIDNFTVGVKERWGLDYPQASRINPRIIMLSTSSQGQTGPHCQHPGWGWSMKSLCGFTHMTGWPDRDGTSPASSYTDEVAPWFAVAAILASLDWRRRTGKGQYIDHSQVEASLQFLSPALLDWTANGRRQTRQGNLSSRACPHGCYRCLGEDRWCVIAVFSNEEWESLCRAMGDPAWTRDPRFATLSSRKENEEELNQLIEAWSIGHTPEEVMTRLQSAGVAAGIVQDEEDIIDRDPHLKFREHFPWVEHPVMGSVQAIGFPFKLSRSPARAIPAPCLGEHTEKICTEFLGMPVEEFIDLFQSGVFT, encoded by the coding sequence ATGAATCAAGCCAGAGCAGCAGGCGGTAGCCCCCTGGAGGGACTAAGGGTACTGGATTTCTCGGTATCGGTAGCGGGCCCTTTCATTTCCACCTATCTGGGCGGGTTCGGCGCTGAGGTGGTCAAGGTGGAGACCAGCCTTAAGCCGGATATCCTCAGGATGAGCACCCCCTATAAAGATGAGCTAACCGGAACGGACCGCTCCGGTCTATTCAGCTATGTCAACTCCAATAAATTCAGCATGGCCCTGGATATGAATCATCCCCGAAAGCATGAAGTGGCAGAAAGTTTGATAAAATGGGCTGACGTCATGATCGATAACTTCACTGTGGGGGTGAAGGAGAGATGGGGGCTGGACTACCCGCAAGCAAGCCGCATCAATCCCCGGATTATCATGCTCAGCACATCTTCCCAGGGGCAGACGGGTCCTCATTGTCAACACCCGGGATGGGGATGGTCGATGAAGAGCCTGTGCGGATTCACCCATATGACCGGATGGCCCGATCGAGATGGAACTTCTCCTGCTTCATCCTATACCGATGAGGTCGCTCCCTGGTTTGCTGTTGCGGCTATTCTGGCCTCTCTGGATTGGAGACGTCGCACCGGGAAGGGGCAGTATATCGACCACTCGCAGGTGGAAGCCAGCCTCCAGTTTCTCTCTCCGGCTCTTCTGGACTGGACGGCCAACGGAAGAAGGCAAACCCGGCAAGGCAATCTGTCCTCACGGGCCTGTCCTCACGGCTGCTATCGATGTCTGGGTGAGGACAGATGGTGCGTTATCGCGGTGTTCAGTAATGAGGAGTGGGAGAGCCTTTGCCGTGCGATGGGTGATCCTGCCTGGACAAGAGACCCCAGATTTGCCACTCTCAGTAGCCGCAAGGAGAATGAAGAAGAACTCAACCAGCTGATAGAAGCGTGGTCGATCGGTCATACCCCTGAAGAGGTTATGACCCGACTGCAATCGGCCGGTGTGGCTGCGGGAATCGTGCAGGATGAGGAAGATATCATCGACCGCGATCCTCACTTGAAATTCCGGGAGCATTTCCCCTGGGTGGAGCATCCGGTGATGGGAAGCGTTCAGGCAATCGGATTTCCCTTCAAGCTGTCGCGAAGTCCGGCCCGGGCGATTCCGGCTCCGTGTCTGGGGGAACACACCGAGAAGATATGTACCGAGTTTCTGGGAATGCCTGTTGAGGAGTTCATCGACCTGTTTCAAAGCGGGGTGTTTACCTAG